Proteins encoded together in one Amblyomma americanum isolate KBUSLIRL-KWMA chromosome 1, ASM5285725v1, whole genome shotgun sequence window:
- the LOC144115914 gene encoding uncharacterized protein LOC144115914 isoform X2 yields the protein MSFLFLLLAVPAKMVKRLERMLESKKEPDQPVVPCAKVDIGNGVLVDRTILQMLERQCQSSPGKFARALLRNVFTEEELRGKSLYGMKNNVQKGLPVKEALDPVRLSAVIGYTCDHFPGVNVAYLKNSLAALLARELK from the exons atgtctttccttttccttctccttgCTG tgccagccAAAATGGTGAAACGGCTGGAGAGGATGCTGGAGTCCAAAAAGGAGCCAGATCAGCCTGTTGTGCCATGTGCAAAG GTTGACATTGGGAATGGCGTACTGGTTGACCGCACCATTCTGCAAATGTTGGAGCGGCAGTGTCAAAGCAGCCCTGGGAAATTCGCCAGGGCGCTCCTTCGGAATGTGTTCACGGAGGAGGAGTTGAGGGGAAAGTCCCTCTATGGGATGAAAAATAACGTGCAAAAGGGCCTTCCTGTGAAGGAGGCCCTAGACCCTGTTCGGCTGTCTGCTGTGATAG GGTACACGTGTGACCATTTTCCTGGAGTCAATGTGGCGTATTTAAAAAACAGCCTGGCAGCACTCCTTGCACGGGAACTAAAATAA